The genomic region CCGAACATCAATTCATCTCCTCGGTTATTAGGCTTAGGTACTCCTTCACCCGGGACACCCCCATCTCCAGGGTCCGTGCGATCTCCGCGGGCTCCATCTTCTCGCTCAACTTTTGCACTTTCTTGTAGGCTTTGATATAGCGGTCACAGGCCTCCTCCGTGTGATTCGTCTTCCGTGCGATCTCCGGCGTCTGATATCCC from Methanomicrobia archaeon harbors:
- a CDS encoding DUF1670 domain-containing protein, translated to GYQTPEIARKTNHTEEACDRYIKAYKKVQKLSEKMEPAEIARTLEMGVSRVKEYLSLITEEMN